ACAGAACCCCAATCGCGCCATCACGCAACCGGGCGCGTCCCTCGGCACCGTTCAGGCGTTCAAACTCGCTGGCTCCGGCCAGATAGACGTCCATATCAATCACGATATGAAGAACATTCTCGGGTTGCATGACCTGTACGGTGAATTTCCCGAGCGGCATTTTAAAGAGGATTTCCTTCGGCGCGGCCGCCACCTTGCCGGCCTCGTCCTTCTTCATCTGCATCTCTTGATCGGCCATTTCCGCAGGCGGAGGCGCTGCTTCCGGGGCCATCATCTGCCCCAGAAAATAGCCCGTGGGCCCCAAAAGCAGGGGCCCAAGCAGTATGATCAGAAGTTTCTTCATTTCAG
This is a stretch of genomic DNA from Cognatishimia activa. It encodes these proteins:
- a CDS encoding flagellar biosynthesis protein FlgH; its protein translation is MKKLLIILLGPLLLGPTGYFLGQMMAPEAAPPPAEMADQEMQMKKDEAGKVAAAPKEILFKMPLGKFTVQVMQPENVLHIVIDMDVYLAGASEFERLNGAEGRARLRDGAIGVLSDMAETTLWVDPGEENNLDRLKMIEEIVRKMHRDFDAIRTARINEFSTARTNRM